From one Burkholderia latens genomic stretch:
- a CDS encoding MFS transporter: MSTPTRLAAAPRAAHAPAHAAASSTLDRRLVLLLAAAAGLGVAPLYYAQPMLAALGADLGASARAIGFVPTLTQLGYALGILLLAPLGDRFDRRRVIVTKAAALVGALLLAAVAPSLGLMLAASFAIGLTATMAQDVVPAAATLAHDTHRGRIVGTVMTGLLLGILLSRVVAGFVAETAGWRAMFALAAASVAAIGVVAARGLPRFAPTTQLSYRALIGSLGELWRRHPALRRAALAQGLLAVGFSAFWSTLAVMLHGAPFHLGSAAAGAFGLAGAAGALAAPIAGRLADHHGPERVTRIGIAISTVSFASMAAAPLLTPHAQLVLLAAATIGFDLGVQATLIAHQSIVYRIDPASRSRLNAVLFVGMFIGMAAGAAAGSTLLAQLGWTAVIVLAVATSLGALAVRMWRR, translated from the coding sequence ATGTCCACTCCGACCCGTCTCGCTGCCGCGCCGCGCGCGGCTCATGCACCGGCCCACGCGGCCGCCTCGTCGACGCTCGATCGCCGGCTCGTGCTGCTGCTCGCCGCGGCCGCCGGTCTCGGCGTCGCACCGCTGTACTACGCGCAGCCGATGCTCGCCGCGCTCGGCGCCGATCTCGGCGCGTCTGCCCGTGCGATCGGCTTCGTGCCGACGCTCACCCAGCTCGGCTACGCGCTCGGCATCCTGCTGCTCGCGCCGCTCGGCGATCGCTTCGACCGGCGCCGCGTGATCGTGACGAAAGCCGCGGCGCTGGTGGGCGCTTTGCTGCTCGCGGCGGTCGCGCCGTCGCTCGGGCTGATGCTGGCGGCAAGTTTCGCGATCGGGCTGACCGCGACGATGGCGCAGGACGTGGTGCCCGCCGCCGCGACGCTCGCACACGATACGCATCGCGGCCGCATCGTCGGCACGGTGATGACCGGGTTGCTGCTCGGCATTCTGCTGTCGCGCGTCGTTGCCGGCTTCGTCGCGGAAACGGCCGGCTGGCGCGCGATGTTCGCGCTCGCGGCCGCCAGCGTCGCCGCAATCGGCGTCGTGGCCGCACGCGGGCTGCCGCGCTTCGCGCCGACCACGCAGTTGTCGTACCGCGCGCTGATCGGATCGCTCGGCGAACTGTGGCGCCGTCACCCCGCACTGCGCCGCGCGGCGCTTGCACAGGGATTGCTCGCCGTCGGGTTCAGCGCGTTCTGGTCGACGCTCGCGGTGATGCTGCATGGCGCGCCGTTCCACCTCGGCAGCGCGGCCGCCGGCGCATTCGGACTCGCAGGCGCGGCCGGTGCGCTGGCTGCGCCCATTGCCGGACGCCTCGCCGACCACCATGGTCCCGAGCGCGTCACGCGGATCGGCATCGCGATCTCGACGGTGTCGTTCGCGTCAATGGCCGCTGCGCCGCTGCTGACCCCGCATGCGCAACTCGTGCTGCTCGCCGCCGCGACGATCGGCTTCGATCTCGGCGTACAGGCGACGCTGATCGCGCACCAGTCGATCGTGTATCGAATCGATCCGGCATCGCGCAGCCGCCTCAACGCGGTGCTGTTCGTCGGCATGTTCATCGGGATGGCGGCCGGGGCGGCGGCGGGCAGTACATTGCTCGCGCAGTTGGGCTGGACCGCAGTGATCGTGCTGGCAGTGGCAACGTCGCTGGGTGCGCTGGCCGTGCGGATGTGGCGCCGGTAA
- a CDS encoding phosphatase PAP2 family protein, whose protein sequence is MNNFDTTIQTFLTHITFGPLINHAIRVIAGLYTFKGFVLIPVLCWLWFQPGPQRERQRELVVATVASGLVALAFGRLLAKVLPFRVRPIYNPDLHLHFPSEELRAATLQAWSSFPSDHAMLWMAIATGIFIISRRAGVLALLYAVLFICVPRAYLGYHYPTDLIAGAAIGIAIAWLLTRDAIRARFAPQVLEAIRRFPAPAYTFAFLLCFELITQFDELLTLAQSVRHTAM, encoded by the coding sequence ATGAACAATTTCGACACCACGATCCAGACCTTTCTCACTCACATCACGTTCGGCCCGCTGATCAATCATGCAATCCGCGTGATCGCCGGCCTGTACACCTTCAAGGGCTTCGTGCTCATCCCGGTGCTGTGCTGGCTATGGTTCCAGCCCGGGCCGCAGCGCGAACGGCAACGCGAGCTCGTCGTCGCGACGGTCGCGAGCGGCCTCGTCGCGCTCGCGTTCGGCCGGTTGCTCGCGAAAGTCCTGCCGTTCCGCGTGCGGCCGATCTACAACCCGGACTTGCATCTGCACTTTCCGTCCGAGGAGTTGCGTGCGGCCACGCTGCAGGCGTGGAGTTCGTTTCCGAGCGATCACGCTATGCTTTGGATGGCGATCGCGACCGGCATCTTCATCATCTCGCGGCGCGCCGGCGTGCTCGCGCTGCTGTATGCGGTTTTGTTCATCTGCGTGCCGCGCGCGTATCTCGGCTATCACTATCCGACCGACCTGATCGCCGGTGCGGCGATCGGCATCGCGATCGCGTGGCTGCTGACGCGCGATGCGATTCGCGCGCGATTCGCGCCGCAAGTGCTGGAAGCGATCCGGCGCTTCCCCGCGCCCGCCTATACGTTCGCGTTCCTGCTCTGCTTCGAGCTGATCACGCAATTCGACGAACTGCTGACGCTCGCGCAGTCGGTCAGGCACACCGCGATGTAA
- a CDS encoding glutathione S-transferase family protein — protein MTPTLYAHPFSSYCQKALTALYENATPFEYRVLAHDDPKPMQELAALWPMKRFPVLVDAGRTVIEATIIVEYLDLYHPGPVRLVPEDRRAALEVRTMDRFFDNYVATPQQKVVFDALRPEHERDARGVADARAMLETAYAWLDRTMADREWAAGDRFSLADCGAAPFLFYADWTHRIDSSFSNVIAYRKRLLARPSFARAVDEARPYRSFFPLGAPDRD, from the coding sequence ATGACGCCGACGCTCTATGCCCATCCCTTTTCGTCGTACTGCCAGAAGGCACTCACCGCGCTGTACGAGAACGCCACGCCGTTCGAATACCGCGTGCTCGCGCACGACGATCCGAAGCCGATGCAGGAACTGGCTGCGCTATGGCCGATGAAACGCTTCCCGGTGCTGGTCGACGCGGGCCGCACGGTGATCGAGGCAACGATCATCGTCGAGTACCTCGATCTCTACCATCCGGGCCCCGTGCGGCTGGTGCCGGAAGACCGGCGTGCGGCGCTGGAAGTGCGGACGATGGATCGCTTCTTCGACAACTACGTGGCTACTCCGCAGCAGAAAGTCGTGTTCGATGCGCTGCGGCCGGAGCACGAGCGCGATGCGCGCGGCGTGGCCGACGCGCGCGCGATGCTGGAGACGGCGTATGCATGGCTGGATCGCACGATGGCCGATCGCGAATGGGCGGCCGGCGACCGCTTCAGCCTCGCCGATTGCGGCGCGGCACCGTTCCTGTTCTACGCGGACTGGACGCACCGGATCGATTCGTCGTTCTCGAACGTGATCGCGTACCGCAAGCGGCTGCTTGCGCGGCCCTCGTTCGCGCGTGCGGTCGACGAGGCGCGGCCGTACCGTTCGTTCTTCCCGCTCGGTGCGCCCGATCGCGACTGA
- a CDS encoding rhodanese-like domain-containing protein, which produces MIFRQLFDPQSSTYTYLLADPASREALLIDPVFEQVRRDAALLDELGLRLVVTVDTHVHADHVTGAWLLKQRTGSAIAISAASGAHGADRYLNDGDRCAFGARYLTVRATPGHTSGCISLVLDDESMAFTGDCLLIRGTGRTDFQQGDPRALYRAVHGRLFTLPAACLLYPAHDYRGLTVTSVGEERRFNPRLGGDLSEDDFAGYMRNLGLAHPRQIDVAVPANLQCGVAANAPDAQAAPDWAPLVYTFAGFWEIDPQWLEDHLPAVQIVDVREPDEFTGPLGHLPGATPIPLGELAARTGELAHDRPIVTVCRAGGRSAQATVILRKAGFDAVANLGGGMLRWRGEGRVVMDGRS; this is translated from the coding sequence ATGATCTTCCGGCAACTGTTCGACCCGCAATCGTCGACCTACACCTATCTGCTCGCCGACCCCGCATCGCGCGAAGCGCTGCTGATCGATCCGGTGTTCGAGCAGGTGCGCCGCGACGCCGCGCTGCTCGACGAGCTCGGGCTGCGGCTCGTCGTGACCGTCGACACGCACGTGCATGCCGATCACGTGACGGGCGCGTGGCTGCTGAAACAGCGCACCGGCAGCGCGATCGCGATCTCGGCCGCGAGCGGCGCGCACGGCGCTGACCGCTATCTGAACGACGGCGATCGCTGCGCATTCGGCGCGCGTTACCTGACCGTGCGCGCGACGCCCGGCCATACGAGCGGCTGCATCAGCCTCGTGCTCGACGACGAGTCGATGGCGTTTACCGGCGACTGCCTGCTGATTCGCGGCACCGGACGCACCGACTTCCAGCAGGGCGACCCGCGTGCGCTGTATCGCGCGGTGCACGGCCGGCTGTTCACGCTGCCGGCCGCGTGCCTGCTGTACCCGGCGCACGACTATCGCGGGCTGACGGTCACGAGCGTCGGCGAGGAGCGGCGCTTCAATCCACGTCTCGGCGGCGATCTCAGCGAGGACGACTTCGCGGGCTACATGCGCAATCTCGGGCTCGCGCATCCGCGCCAGATCGACGTCGCGGTGCCCGCGAACCTGCAATGCGGGGTCGCCGCAAACGCGCCCGATGCACAGGCGGCGCCCGACTGGGCGCCGCTCGTCTACACGTTCGCCGGGTTCTGGGAAATCGATCCGCAGTGGCTCGAGGATCACCTGCCGGCGGTGCAGATCGTCGACGTGCGCGAGCCCGACGAATTCACCGGCCCGCTCGGCCATCTGCCCGGCGCAACGCCGATCCCGCTCGGCGAACTGGCCGCGCGTACCGGTGAACTCGCGCACGACCGGCCGATCGTGACCGTGTGCCGCGCGGGCGGACGCTCGGCGCAGGCCACGGTGATCCTGCGCAAGGCCGGGTTCGACGCCGTCGCAAATCTCGGTGGCGGCATGCTGCGCTGGCGCGGCGAAGGGCGCGTCGTGATGGACGGCCGGTCGTAG
- a CDS encoding HTH-type transcriptional regulator ArgP produces the protein MSMTIDPKQAAALLAVADTGSFEQAAVRLHVTASAITQRVRALEASLGTPLVLRTRPCRPTVAGQRVLQHLRRVALLQADLQSTLAAERESPISVTIALNSDSLGTWFLPALTSVLAGERILFELIVEDQDHTFALLESGMAVGCVTTEPKPMRGCVATPLGTMRYRLLAAAAFAARWFPRGLNRTSARAAPVVAYSRRDTLQSAFLKEKFGLPERAYPCHYVPGTHAHFAAVRHGLGYAMVPEPLIGGAPLDTQGLVDLAPAHPTDVALYWHAWTVQSPTMASLSARVVEAARRLLAPLP, from the coding sequence ATGTCGATGACGATCGATCCGAAGCAGGCCGCAGCGCTGCTGGCCGTCGCCGACACCGGCAGCTTCGAGCAGGCGGCCGTGCGGCTGCACGTGACCGCGTCCGCGATCACGCAGCGGGTGCGTGCGCTCGAAGCGAGCCTCGGCACGCCGCTCGTGCTGCGCACGCGCCCGTGCCGGCCGACGGTGGCCGGCCAGCGCGTGCTGCAGCATCTGCGCCGCGTCGCGCTGCTGCAGGCCGATCTGCAAAGCACGCTCGCGGCCGAGCGTGAATCGCCGATCTCGGTCACGATCGCGCTGAACTCCGACAGTCTCGGCACCTGGTTCCTGCCCGCGCTGACGTCGGTGCTCGCGGGCGAACGCATCCTGTTCGAGCTGATCGTCGAGGACCAGGATCACACGTTCGCACTGCTGGAGAGCGGGATGGCCGTCGGTTGCGTGACGACCGAGCCGAAGCCGATGCGAGGCTGCGTCGCGACGCCGCTCGGCACGATGCGCTACCGGCTGCTTGCCGCGGCCGCGTTCGCCGCTCGCTGGTTCCCGCGCGGCCTGAACCGCACGAGCGCGCGGGCCGCACCCGTCGTCGCGTATTCGCGGCGCGACACGCTGCAGTCCGCGTTCCTGAAAGAGAAATTCGGCTTGCCCGAACGCGCGTATCCGTGTCACTACGTGCCGGGCACGCACGCGCACTTCGCGGCGGTGCGGCATGGGCTCGGCTACGCGATGGTGCCGGAGCCGCTGATCGGCGGCGCGCCGCTCGACACGCAGGGGCTCGTCGATCTCGCGCCCGCGCATCCGACCGACGTCGCGCTGTACTGGCATGCATGGACCGTGCAATCGCCGACGATGGCGTCGCTGTCCGCGCGCGTGGTCGAAGCGGCGCGCCGGCTGCTCGCGCCGTTGCCGTAA
- a CDS encoding DUF1059 domain-containing protein, which translates to MPRRYIDCREFPSATHCSVAISADSDNELLEAAVQHAVSVHQHTDSAELRTQLKSLFHDGTPPVDTPRQA; encoded by the coding sequence ATGCCCCGCCGCTATATCGATTGCCGCGAGTTTCCCAGCGCGACGCATTGCTCGGTCGCCATTTCCGCCGATTCCGACAACGAACTGCTGGAGGCCGCCGTGCAACATGCGGTCTCGGTACACCAGCACACCGACAGCGCCGAACTGCGCACGCAGCTGAAATCGCTGTTCCACGACGGCACGCCGCCCGTCGACACGCCGCGGCAAGCGTAA
- the ltaE gene encoding low-specificity L-threonine aldolase gives MIDLRSDTVTRPSQAMLAAMTAAEVGDDVWGDDPTVLRLQAVAAERAGKEAGLFFPSGTQSNLAALMAHCERGDEYIVGQLAHTYKYEGGGAAVLGSIQPQPIENAPDGTLPLAKIAAAIKPIDNHFARTRLLALENTIGGQVLPEGYVQEAVALARSRGLAAHLDGARVCNAAVASGRTIAELCAPFDTISICFSKGLGAPVGSVLVGSRALIERAQRWRKVLGGGMRQSGILAAACLHALDRNVERLADDHANAAHLAAGLARIEPVKVLSHATNMVFAQFPEADCAPLEAWLKERGILTQMLYASRFVTHCDVSRADIDTFVDAVGAYFAKRRA, from the coding sequence ATGATCGATTTGCGCAGCGATACCGTGACACGTCCGAGCCAGGCGATGCTGGCCGCGATGACTGCCGCCGAAGTCGGCGACGACGTATGGGGCGACGACCCGACCGTGCTGCGCCTGCAGGCCGTCGCGGCCGAGCGGGCCGGCAAGGAAGCCGGACTGTTCTTCCCGAGCGGCACGCAGAGCAACCTGGCCGCGCTGATGGCCCACTGCGAGCGAGGCGACGAATACATCGTCGGCCAGCTCGCGCACACCTACAAGTACGAAGGCGGCGGCGCGGCCGTGCTCGGCAGCATCCAGCCGCAGCCGATCGAGAACGCGCCCGACGGCACGTTGCCGCTCGCGAAGATCGCCGCGGCGATCAAGCCGATCGATAACCACTTCGCGCGCACGCGGCTGCTCGCGCTGGAAAACACGATCGGCGGCCAGGTGTTGCCGGAAGGTTACGTGCAGGAAGCCGTCGCGCTCGCGCGCAGCCGCGGGCTGGCTGCGCACCTCGACGGCGCACGCGTGTGCAATGCGGCCGTCGCGTCGGGGCGCACGATTGCCGAGCTGTGCGCGCCGTTCGACACGATTTCGATCTGCTTCTCGAAAGGGCTCGGCGCGCCGGTCGGCTCGGTGCTGGTCGGCAGTCGTGCGCTGATCGAGCGCGCGCAGCGCTGGCGCAAGGTGCTGGGCGGCGGGATGCGGCAGTCTGGCATTCTCGCGGCAGCCTGCCTCCATGCGCTCGATCGCAACGTCGAGCGGCTCGCCGACGATCACGCGAACGCCGCACATCTCGCGGCAGGCCTCGCGCGCATCGAGCCCGTGAAGGTGCTGTCGCACGCGACGAACATGGTGTTCGCGCAATTCCCCGAAGCCGACTGCGCACCGCTCGAGGCGTGGCTCAAGGAACGCGGGATTCTGACGCAGATGCTGTACGCGTCGCGCTTCGTCACGCACTGCGACGTGTCGCGCGCGGACATCGACACGTTCGTCGACGCGGTCGGCGCATATTTCGCGAAGCGTCGCGCTTAA
- a CDS encoding cytochrome ubiquinol oxidase subunit I, with translation MDTAFSALDLARLQFAFTVSFHIVFPALSIGLASFIAVLEYRWLKTGKQYYKTLCLFWSKIFAVAFGMGVVSGVVMSYQFGTNWSGFSSFAGSVTGPLLMYEVMTAFFLEAGFLGIMLFGWNRVSPRAHFGATLMVAIGTLISTFWILASNSWMQTPQGFEIVDGRIVPTDWFAIVFNPSFPYRLFHMAIAAFIVAALVVAATGAWHLLKGRRDKGVKKMFSMALWLLLVLAPLQAVIGDQHGINTLKHQPAKIAAIEGLWETEKGGTALNLFGIPDMQAETTRYAVKVPHLGSLILTHSWDGEIRGLKDFPPEDRPNSTVVFWSFRIMVGLGFAMIVLAALAWLLRRRGALYESKGFQRFALAMGPTGFVSLLAGWVTTEAGRQPWVVYGVMRTAQAVSPLSVQQVSLSMMTFVIVYFLVFGTGVYYMLKLMKAGPALPDVKHDDKPDTRPDHTGRRPMSAVDELIETV, from the coding sequence ATGGACACCGCATTTTCGGCCCTCGATCTGGCCCGCCTGCAATTCGCGTTCACCGTCTCCTTCCACATCGTCTTCCCGGCGCTGAGCATCGGCCTCGCCAGCTTCATCGCCGTGCTCGAATATCGCTGGCTGAAGACGGGCAAGCAGTACTACAAAACCCTCTGCCTGTTCTGGTCGAAGATTTTCGCGGTCGCGTTCGGGATGGGCGTCGTCTCCGGCGTCGTGATGAGCTATCAGTTCGGCACGAACTGGTCCGGCTTCTCGAGCTTCGCGGGTTCCGTCACCGGCCCGCTGCTGATGTACGAAGTGATGACCGCGTTCTTCCTCGAAGCCGGCTTCCTCGGCATCATGCTGTTCGGCTGGAATCGCGTGAGCCCGCGCGCCCACTTCGGCGCGACGCTGATGGTCGCGATCGGCACGCTGATCTCGACGTTCTGGATCCTCGCATCGAACAGCTGGATGCAGACGCCGCAAGGCTTCGAGATCGTCGACGGCCGCATCGTGCCGACCGACTGGTTCGCGATCGTGTTCAACCCGTCGTTCCCTTACCGCCTGTTCCACATGGCGATCGCCGCGTTCATCGTCGCCGCGCTCGTGGTAGCCGCGACGGGCGCATGGCACCTGCTGAAGGGCCGCCGCGACAAGGGCGTGAAGAAGATGTTCTCGATGGCGCTTTGGCTGCTGCTGGTGCTCGCGCCGCTGCAAGCCGTAATCGGCGACCAGCACGGGATCAACACGCTGAAGCACCAGCCGGCAAAGATCGCCGCGATCGAAGGTCTGTGGGAAACCGAAAAGGGCGGCACCGCGCTGAACCTGTTCGGCATTCCTGACATGCAGGCCGAAACGACCCGCTACGCGGTGAAGGTGCCGCACCTCGGCAGCCTGATCCTCACGCATAGCTGGGACGGCGAAATCCGCGGGCTGAAGGACTTCCCGCCGGAAGACCGGCCGAACTCGACGGTCGTGTTCTGGAGCTTCCGGATCATGGTCGGCCTGGGCTTCGCGATGATCGTTCTCGCCGCGCTCGCATGGCTGCTGCGCCGCCGCGGCGCCCTGTATGAATCGAAGGGGTTTCAGCGCTTCGCGCTCGCGATGGGGCCGACCGGGTTCGTGTCGCTGCTCGCGGGGTGGGTGACGACCGAAGCAGGCCGCCAGCCGTGGGTCGTGTATGGCGTGATGCGCACCGCGCAAGCCGTGTCGCCGCTGTCCGTACAGCAGGTCAGCCTGTCGATGATGACGTTCGTGATCGTGTACTTCCTCGTATTCGGCACCGGCGTGTACTACATGCTGAAGCTGATGAAGGCCGGCCCCGCGTTGCCCGACGTCAAGCATGACGACAAGCCGGACACGCGCCCCGATCACACCGGACGCCGGCCGATGTCGGCCGTCGACGAGTTGATCGAGACCGTCTGA
- the cydB gene encoding cytochrome d ubiquinol oxidase subunit II, translating to MDVTVIWAAIIALGLFMYVVLDGFDLGIGIVFPFFPDEKERDLMMNTVAPVWDGNETWLVLGGAGLFAVFPVVYSTVLSALYLPLIFMLVCLIFRGVSFEIRAKARRTKQLWDLAFIGGSAGATLFQGIALGAFLQGIDVKDGVYAGGAFDWLTPFSLLTGLGLIVTYALLGCCWLVAKTEGDLQRRLHRVVWPLTVVLLGFIAVVSLWTPLQDPAVAQRWFDSGLFWRLLPVPFLVAGCAAWMRRAVRERHDVTPFVLALALVLLGYVGLLVTMFPYAIPQTMTIWEAAAPRSSQTFTLVGAAVILPIIIAYTTMGYWVFRGKVRHEDQHYYHH from the coding sequence ATGGACGTCACCGTAATCTGGGCCGCGATCATCGCATTGGGGCTCTTCATGTACGTCGTGCTCGACGGCTTCGACCTCGGCATCGGCATCGTCTTCCCGTTCTTCCCTGACGAGAAGGAACGCGACCTGATGATGAACACCGTAGCGCCCGTGTGGGACGGCAACGAGACGTGGCTCGTGCTCGGCGGCGCCGGGCTGTTCGCGGTGTTTCCCGTCGTCTATTCGACGGTGCTGTCCGCGCTGTACCTGCCGCTGATCTTCATGCTGGTGTGCCTGATCTTCCGCGGCGTGTCGTTCGAGATCCGCGCGAAGGCGCGGCGCACGAAGCAGCTGTGGGATCTCGCGTTCATCGGCGGCTCGGCCGGCGCGACGCTGTTCCAGGGAATCGCGCTCGGCGCGTTCCTGCAGGGCATCGACGTGAAGGACGGCGTATACGCCGGCGGCGCATTCGACTGGCTCACGCCGTTCAGCCTTCTGACGGGCCTCGGGCTGATCGTCACGTACGCGCTGCTCGGCTGCTGCTGGCTCGTCGCGAAGACGGAAGGCGACCTGCAACGGCGCCTGCATCGCGTCGTGTGGCCGCTGACCGTCGTGCTGCTCGGCTTCATTGCGGTCGTCAGCCTGTGGACGCCGCTGCAGGATCCGGCCGTCGCGCAGCGGTGGTTCGATTCGGGGCTGTTCTGGCGCCTGCTGCCGGTGCCGTTCCTCGTCGCCGGGTGCGCGGCATGGATGCGCCGCGCGGTACGCGAACGGCACGACGTGACGCCGTTCGTGCTCGCGCTGGCGCTCGTGCTGCTCGGCTACGTCGGCCTGCTCGTCACGATGTTCCCGTACGCGATTCCGCAGACGATGACGATCTGGGAAGCGGCCGCGCCGCGTTCGAGCCAGACCTTCACGCTGGTCGGCGCAGCGGTTATCCTGCCGATCATCATCGCCTACACGACGATGGGTTACTGGGTATTCCGAGGCAAGGTGCGCCATGAAGATCAGCATTACTACCACCACTGA
- a CDS encoding YqaE/Pmp3 family membrane protein — MRLLLALLLPWFQFFTIGRPIAGIVCLILQLTIIGWLPAAIWSVYALSQYKTDRKIDAALRGRR, encoded by the coding sequence ATGCGCCTGCTGCTTGCCCTGCTGTTGCCGTGGTTCCAGTTCTTCACGATCGGCCGTCCGATCGCCGGGATCGTCTGTCTGATCCTGCAACTCACGATCATCGGCTGGCTGCCGGCCGCGATCTGGTCGGTCTATGCGCTGAGCCAGTACAAGACCGATAGAAAGATCGACGCGGCGCTGCGCGGGCGGCGGTAG
- a CDS encoding TIGR00725 family protein, whose translation MPVGLIGPRDATDEQMRVAERIAHALATAGVALVGGGKQGVMEAAARGAHAAGGCAIGLLPEDDAALANPYLSVALPTGLGITRNALVARASLCLIAVGGGLGTLSEIALGLQWGKPVFTICDAPYVAGVECFDEPDRLVARAAQWLSDSA comes from the coding sequence ATGCCGGTCGGCTTGATCGGCCCGCGCGACGCGACGGACGAGCAGATGCGGGTCGCGGAACGGATCGCGCACGCATTGGCGACGGCGGGCGTCGCGCTCGTCGGCGGCGGCAAGCAGGGTGTGATGGAAGCTGCCGCGCGCGGCGCGCATGCGGCAGGTGGCTGTGCAATCGGATTGCTGCCCGAAGACGACGCGGCGCTCGCGAATCCGTATCTGAGCGTCGCGCTGCCGACCGGGCTCGGCATCACGCGCAACGCGCTGGTCGCGCGCGCATCGCTGTGCCTGATCGCGGTCGGCGGCGGTCTCGGCACGCTGTCGGAGATCGCGCTCGGGCTGCAATGGGGCAAGCCGGTGTTCACGATTTGCGACGCGCCGTACGTCGCGGGCGTCGAGTGCTTCGACGAACCGGACCGGCTCGTCGCGCGCGCCGCGCAGTGGCTGAGCGATTCGGCTTAG
- a CDS encoding ABC transporter permease produces MQASLPERGVLRRFGAIPAAALLAVCFVLPLAALVDAACAGGGRAFAAVLRDPLVADAIARSVALAVGAGTLSVGVGVPLAFALAGQSPARRHWSLALLGVPLAFSGLVIAYGFILAFGRAGFVTTLLAALGADSNVIGGAIYTMPGLAVAYAYYLIPRVALMIYPTLANLDRRPLEAALTLGARPWRAWFDVAWRELWPSIASAWCLVTAIALGTYGTALALAGTQINILPLLMYLKLSDGQTDFSQAAVLSIVLTAICTCVLALGEGLVRQRRH; encoded by the coding sequence ATGCAGGCTTCGTTACCGGAACGCGGCGTGCTGCGCCGCTTCGGCGCGATTCCGGCGGCGGCGTTGCTCGCGGTGTGCTTCGTGCTGCCGCTCGCCGCGCTCGTCGACGCGGCATGTGCGGGCGGCGGGCGCGCGTTCGCGGCGGTGCTGCGCGACCCGCTCGTCGCCGATGCGATCGCGCGCTCGGTCGCGCTGGCCGTCGGCGCCGGGACGTTGTCGGTTGGCGTGGGCGTGCCGCTCGCCTTCGCACTGGCGGGGCAGTCGCCTGCTCGCCGCCACTGGTCGCTCGCGCTGCTCGGCGTGCCGCTGGCGTTCTCCGGACTGGTGATCGCGTACGGCTTCATTCTCGCGTTCGGCCGCGCGGGCTTCGTCACCACGCTGCTGGCGGCGCTCGGTGCGGATTCGAACGTGATCGGCGGCGCCATCTACACGATGCCCGGGCTCGCCGTCGCCTATGCGTATTACCTGATCCCGCGCGTCGCGCTGATGATCTATCCGACCCTCGCGAACCTCGACCGGCGGCCGCTCGAAGCGGCGCTGACGCTCGGCGCGCGGCCATGGCGCGCGTGGTTCGACGTTGCGTGGCGCGAGCTGTGGCCGTCGATCGCGTCCGCGTGGTGCCTCGTGACGGCGATCGCGCTCGGCACGTATGGCACGGCACTGGCGCTGGCCGGCACGCAGATCAATATCCTGCCGCTGCTGATGTACCTGAAGCTGTCGGACGGGCAAACCGATTTTTCGCAGGCGGCCGTGCTGTCGATCGTGCTGACGGCCATTTGCACCTGCGTTCTTGCACTGGGGGAAGGCCTTGTTCGCCAACGACGTCATTGA